One window from the genome of Ammoniphilus sp. CFH 90114 encodes:
- a CDS encoding DUF11 domain-containing protein, which produces MIGLGILIADLLVTKEASPSQVSPGDTITYSVRLTNLGPNTATGVKLTDVLPAELGLVEFSSSFGTCVFTNNVITCDIGTMTPSGNVLLTISARVDEDTPSGTFIDNVAVATSNQFDPDFQNNVVRLSTLVTSDD; this is translated from the coding sequence GTGATAGGTTTGGGAATTTTAATTGCTGACTTGCTCGTTACCAAGGAGGCTTCTCCAAGTCAAGTTAGTCCAGGTGACACTATTACTTATTCTGTAAGGCTTACTAATCTAGGACCAAATACAGCGACAGGTGTAAAACTTACAGATGTGCTTCCTGCTGAGTTGGGTCTGGTTGAATTTTCAAGTTCATTCGGAACTTGCGTATTTACGAATAACGTCATTACTTGTGATATTGGAACGATGACACCAAGTGGCAATGTTCTTCTGACCATTTCGGCTAGGGTTGATGAAGATACACCTAGTGGAACATTTATTGATAACGTAGCCGTTGCGACGTCTAATCAGTTTGATCCTGACTTTCAAAATAACGTTGTCAGGCTGTCGACTTTGGTTACCTCCGACGACTAA